The Pseudomonas saponiphila DNA window GTTGCGGTTTGGCTGGCGCTGCAGGCGCGGTTTCGATTGTGGCCTGTTGCTGGCCGCCTACCATGTCGAACAGCAGGGGGATTTGCACTTCACTGCTCACGGTTTCGGTCAGCAGCGGTGGTTGCAGGTTGTCATCACCGAGCAGTTTGCGGATCGACTCGAGGTCGTCCAGCAGATGCGCGGGTTTTTGCAGCGGGTTGGGAGTGTCCATCGGGTGCTCAGAGTCGCTGTAAACGGTGATCTTGCAGAGGATAGCCCTGTTCGCGATAGAAACGGAAACTCTCGCGGGCAGCCTGACGAATAGTCGGGTCTTCCACCACGACCTCGGCAATTCGGGCAAAACGCGGGGCGAAGGCCGGTACTTTCAGGTCCAGGTTCACCAGCAGGTCGTTGTGTTCGCCGGGGTCCTGGCCCAGGCCAAGCACGATCAAGCCTTCGGGTTGGCTTTCCGCCGGGCCGTGGGGAACGAAGGTTTCGCCCTTGAAGCGCCACAGGCGGGCATCGAGTTCATCCCGTTGCGCGGCATCGCTGCAATGCAGGTAGATGCGATGGCCCATGCGCCAGGCCTTGTCGGTGAGCTTGCAGGCAAAATCCAGGCGCGCCGCAGGGTCCGCGCTGGGAAGGATATAAAAGTCGACTTTGGTCATTGGGGTTCCTGAGCCGGAGAGGGCGCCGCCTTCAAGCGGCACCCTCCGCGGTCATGGTTTTCAGGCTTTGGCGCGGTCCAGCAGATATTGGGTCAGTAGGGGCACGGGACGGCCGGTGGCGCCCTTGTCCTTGCCGCCGCTGGTCCAGGCGGTGCCGGCGATATCCAGGTGCGCCCAGTTCAGGTTCTTGGTGAAGCGCGACAGGAAGCAGGCGGCGGTGATGGTGCCGGCCTTTGGTCCGCCGATGTTGGCGATGTCGGCGAACGGGCTGTCCAGCTGCTCCTGGTACTCGTCGAACAGCGGCAGTTGCCAGGCACGGTCGTCGGCTTGCCGGCCGGCGCTGAGCAGTTGCTCGATCAGTTCGTCGTTGTTGCCCAGCAGGCCCGAAGTGTGGGCGCCCAGGGCCACGATGCAGGCACCGGTGAGGGTGGCGATGTCGATCACGGCCTGAGGCTTGAAGCGTTCGGCGTAGGTCAGGGCGTCACACAGCACCAGACGGCCTTCGGCGTCGGTGTTGAGGATTTCCACGGTCTGGCCGCTCATGGTGGTGACGATGTCGCCAGGACGGGAAGCACCGCCGCTGGGCATGTTCTCGGCGCAGGCGAGGATGCACACCAGGTTGATCGGCAGCTTGAGCTCCAGCACCGCACGCAGGGTGCCGAACACGCTGGCGGCACCGCCCATGTCGTATTTCATCTCATCCATGCCGGCGCCGGGCTTGAGGCTGATGCCGCCGGTGTCGAAGGTGATGCCCTTGCCCACCAGGGCAAACGGCTTCTCGGACTTCTTGCCGCCGTTGTACTGCATGACGATCAGGCGTGGTGGCTGGTCGCTGCCCTGGCCCACGGCATAGAACGAGCCCATGCCCAGTTCCTTGATCTTCTTCTCGTCGAGGACTTCGACTTTCAGGCCCTTGAATTCTTTACCCAGAGCCTTGGCCTGTTCGCCGAGGAAGGTCGGGTGGCAGACGTTCGGCGGCAGGTTGCCCAGGTCGCGAGTGAAGGCCATGCCCTTGGCGATGGCCTGGGCGTGGGTCACGCCGCGCTGGACTTGTGCCTCGGCGGCCTTGATGGTCAGCAGGGTGATTTTCTTCAGGGCGCGAGGTTCGGCCTTCTGGCTCTTGTAGCGGTCGAAGACATAGCCACCGTCCACCAGGGTTTCCGCCAGCAGGCGGGTCTTGCCGTAGCTGTCGCGGCCCTTGACCACGACTTCGTCCAGAGCCAGCGCGGCGTCGCTGCCGCCCAGGCCCTTGAGCGTGCTCAGTACGCCACTGATGATCTTGCGGAACGAGCGGTCGCCCAGTTCGCCATCCTTGCCGGTGCCAACCAGCAGCACGCGTTCGGCCTTGAGCTTGGCTACGCCGTGCAGCAGCAGGCTCTGACCGACCTTGCCGGCCAGGTCGCCGCGCTTGAGCACGGCGCTGATGGCACCGCCGCTGAGTTCGTCGAGTTGCTGGGCGACGCTGCCGAGCTTGCGGTCTTCGCCGATGCCGACCACCAGGGTGGCGGTCTTCAACGTTTCCGGGCTAACGCTTTTTACAACCAGTTCCATGTCCGGGTCCCTGAATGAATGGTCTAAGAGCGCAGGAAAGACTCCGGCGCGGGGCTTATCTATATAGAAGAAGGCGTCGCCTGCTGGCGACGACAAAGCCGCCAGTTTGAACCTCGCCGGTCGCGGCTGACAACCCTCGTATCGGCCAAGTTCGCCGCTTCAGAGCGCCGCAAGAGCATCCTCCGTGACAGGCGCGCGCAATCACAGGATAATGCGCCATCTTTTTCGGCGGCCCTGCATTTTGGGGCCGGCTCGATACGTTTGCTTGTTCGGCCGCCTTAGCCTGACAACCCTGGAGTGTCTGGTTTGATCGTCTTTCGTTATCTATCCCGCGAAATCCTGCTGACCCTGAGTGCCGTAAGTGCGGTGCTGCTGGTCATCATCATGAGCGGGCGCTTCGTCAAGTTCCTCGCTCAAGCCGCCTCGGGCGCTCTGGACCCGGGCTCGCTGTTCCTGATCATGGGTTTTCGTCTGCCGGGCTTCCTGCAACTGATCCTGCCTCTGGGGCTGTTCCTCGGCATTCTTCTGGCTTATGGCCGGCTTTATCTCGAAAGCGAGATGACCGTGTTGTCCGCGACCGGCATGAGCCAGCAGCGCCTGCTGGGCATGACCATGATTCCGGCCGCCCTGGTGGCTCTGGTGGTGGCGTGGCTGAGCCTGAGCCTGGCGCCGCAGGGGGCCAACCAGTTCCAGTTGCTGCTGAACAAACAGGATGCCCTGACCGAGTTCGACACCCTGGTGGCCGGACGCTTTCAGGCGCTCAACGACGGCACCCGGGTGACTTACACCGAGCAGTTGTCGGAAGACCGGACCAATCTTTCCGGGGTGTTCATCTCCGAGAAACGCCTGAATCAGGAAAAGAAGGACCAGGGCATCTCGGTGCTGGTGGCCGAGAAGGGCCATCAGGACATCCGACCCGACGGCAATCGCTACCTGATCCTGGAAAACGGCTACCGCTATGACGGCAACCCGGGCGAGGCCAACTATCGGGTGATCAAGTACGACACCTATGGCGTGCTGCTGCAGCGTCCGGATGTCAGTGACGAGGTCACCGATCGTGATGCCATGCCGACCCGCGACCTGATCGGCAAGGACGACCTGCGGGCCCGTGCCGAACTGCAATGGCGCCTGTCCCTGCCGTTGCTGGTATTTATCGTGACCCTGATGGCGGTGCCGCTGTCCCGGGTCAATCCACGCCAGGGCCGCTTCCTCAAGCTGATCCCGGCCATTCTGTTGTACATGGCGTACCTGACCATCCTGATCGCGGTGCGCGGTGCCCTGGAGAAAGGCAAGATCTCGCCTGTCCTGGGGCTGTGGTGGGTCCACCTGCTGTTCCTGGCCATTGGCCTGGGCTTGATGTACTGGGAACCGATGCGGTTGAAAATGGCGAGTCGTCGCAGCATGAAGGAGATGGCTCGTGGTTAAGCTCGATCGCTACATCGGTAGCAGTGTGTTCATGGCCATTCTCGCGGTCCTGGGAATCATCCTCGGGCTGGCCTCGCTGTTTGCCTTCATCGATGAGATGGGCAGCGTCAGCGATACCTACACCGTGATGGACGTGATGAGCTACGTCGTCCTCACCGCTCCGCGCCGGGTCTACGAGATGCTGCCGATGGCGGCTCTGATCGGCTGCCTGATCGGCCTGGGCTCTTTGGCCAGCAACAGCGAACTGACCATCATGCGCGCCGCCGGTGTTTCCGTCGGTCGTATCGTCTGGGCGGTCATGAAGCCCATGCTGGTGCTGATGCTGGTGGGTGTGCTGGTGGGCGAGTACGTGGCCCCGGCCACCGAGACTCAGGCCCAGGCCAGTCGCGCCCTGGCACAGGGTTCCGGCGATGCCCAGAGCTCCAAGCACGGCCTGTGGCACCGTCAGGGCGAGGAGTTCATCCACATCAACGCCGTGCAACCCAATGGCTTGCTGTATGGCGTGACTCGCTACCACTTCGATGACAATCACCACATGCTGTCGTCGAGCTTCGCCCGCCAGGCGCGCTTCCACGAGAACTACTGGCAGTTGACGGATGTCACCACCACCTATTTCCGTGAAGGGCACACCGAAGTCATCAGCGTGCCCGACGAGCGTTGGGACGTGGCCCTGAGCCCGCAGCTGCTGAGCACTGTGGTGATGGCACCGGAGTCGCTGTCGATCAGCGGTCTGTGGGGCTATATCCATTACCTGGCGGACCAGGGGCTGAACAACGGTCGCTACTGGCTGGCGTTCTGGGTCAAGGTCCTGCAGCCCCTGGTGACGGCGGCCTTGGTCTTGATGGCGATTTCCTTCATCTTCGGCCCGCTGCGTTCGGTGACCCTCGGTCAGCGCGTGTTCACCGGTGTGCTGGTGGGGTTCACATTCCGCATCGCCCAGGACCTGCTGGGGCCTTCGAGCCTGGTTTTTGGCTTCTCGCCGCTGTTTGCAGTGCTGGTGCCGGCAGGCATCTGCGCCATTGCCGGCTTCTGGCTGCTGCGCCGGGCCGGTTGATTTCGCGGTTCTGCCAGGTTTCAAGCGCAACGCCCCGGTCCTTGGATCGGGGCGTTTTTGCATTTGACAAACGCTGACAGGCGAGCGTGACGCTCGTGCCGAGTATCAGGTACAATTCCCGGCTATTTTTCGGCGGGCCATGCCTGCAGCCTTTTTGAGTGTTCATCCGTGAGTGATTTGAGTCATATCCGCAATTTCTCCATCATCGCCCACATTGACCATGGCAAGTCGACTCTGGCCGATCGCTTCATCCAGATGTGCGGCGGCCTGGCCGATCGCGAAATGGAAGCCCAGGTTCTGGACTCCATGGATCTTGAACGTGAGCGCGGGATCACCATCAAGGCCCACAGTGTCACCCTCTATTACAAAGCCCGCGATGGCATTACCTACCAGCTGAACTTCATCGATACCCCGGGCCACGTGGACTTCACCTATGAAGTCAGTCGCTCCCTGGCGGCCTGTGAAGGCGCGCTGCTGGTGGTGGATGCCGGTCAGGGCGTTGAAGCCCAGTCGGTAGCCAACTGCTACACCGCCATCGAACAGGGCCTGGAAGTGATGCCGGTGCTGAACAAGATCGACCTGCCACAGGCCGATCCGGAGCGGGTCAAGGAAGAGATCGAGAAGATCATCGGTATCGATGCCACCGACGCCGTGACCTGCAGCGCCAAGACAGGCCTGGGTGTGGACGAGGTGCTCGAGCGCCTGGTGGCCACCATTCCGGCGCCGACCGGCAATATCGAAGACCCGCTGCAAGCGCTGATCATCGACTCCTGGTTCGACAACTACCTGGGCGTCGTATCCCTGGTGCGTGTGCGTCACGGCCGGGTGAAGAAAGGCGACAAGATCCTGGTGAAATCCACCGGCAAGATCCACCTGGTGGACAGCGTCGGTGTATTCAACCCGAAACACACCGCCACTGCCGACCTCAAGGCCGGTGAAGTGGGCTTCATCATCGCCGGTATCAAGGACATTCACGGGGCACCGGTGGGTGACACCCTGACCTTGAGTTCGACCCCGGACGTGGAAGTGCTGCCGGGCTTCAAGCGCATCCAGCCGCAGGTCTATGCCGGCCTGTTCCCGGTCAGCTCCGATGACTTCGAGGATTTCCGCGAAGCGTTGCAGAAGCTCACCCTCAACGACTCGTCGCTGCAGTACACCCCGGAAAGCTCCGACGCCCTGGGCTTCGGCTTCCGTTGCGGGTTCCTCGGCATGCTGCACATGGAGATCATCCAGGAGCGCCTGGAGCGCGAATACGACCTGGACCTGATCACCACCGCGCCGACGGTGATCTTCGAGCTGCTGCTCAAGACCGGCGAAACCATCTATGTCGACAACCCGTCCAAGCTTCCGGACCTGTCGTCGATCGAAGACATGCGCGAGCCGATCGTGCGGGCCAATATCCTTGTGCCGCAAGAGCACCTGGGCAACGTCATAACCCTGTGCATCGAGAAACGCGGTGTGCAGCATGACATGCTGTTCCTGGGCAGCCAGGTCCAGGTGACCTACGATCTGCCGATGAACGAAGTGGTACTGGATTTCTTCGATCGCCTGAAGTCCACCAGCCGTGGCTACGCATCGCTGGATTACCACTTCGATCGCTACCAGTCAGCTAATCTGGTCAAGCTGGATGTATTGATCAACGGCGACAAGGTCGATGCCCTGGCATTGATCGTGCACCGTGACAACGCCCACTACAAAGGGCGTGCGTTGACCGAGAAGATGAAAGATCTGATTCCTCGACAGATGTTTGACGTGGCAATCCAGGCCGCCATCGGCGGGCAGATTGTGGCGCGGACAACCGTCAAGGCCCTCAGAAAGAACGTACTGGCCAAATGCTACGGCGGCGACGTCAGCCGTAAGCGCAAGCTGTTGGAAAAGCAGAAGGCCGGTAAGAAACGCATGAAGCAAGTGGGCAACGTGGAAATTCCACAGGAAGCCTTCCTTGCCGTGCTCAGGTTGGATAGTTAGGTCCTATGTCACTAAATTTCCCGCTGTTGCTGGTCATCGCTGTCTTCGTATGCGGTTTCTTGGCGTTGCTCGACTTGGTGTTTCTCGCACCGCGTCGACGCGCGGCCATCGCCAACTATCAGGGCAGCGTCAGCCAGCCGGATGGGCTGGTGGTCGAGAAGCTGAACAAGGAACCGCTGCTGGTTGAATACGGCAAGTCGTTCTTTCCGGTGTTGTTCATTGTCTTGGTGCTGCGTTCGTTCCTGGTGGAACCGTTCCAGATTCCGTCTGGCTCGATGAAGCCGACCCTGGATGTGGGCGACTTCATCCTGGTGAACAAGTTTTCCTACGGGATCCGCTTGCCGGTGATCGACAAGAAAGTCATCGAGATCGGTGATCCGCAACGCGGCGATGTGATGGTGTTCCGCTACCCAAGCGACCCCAACGTCAACTACATCAAGCGTGTAGTGGGCCTGCCGGGGGATGAAGTGCGCTACACCAGCGACAAGCATCTGTTCGTCAACGGCCAGCCGGTGGCAGAGCAGTTGGTCGGCGCTGAGCCCGGCACCCTGGGCAGTGCTGAGCTGTACAAGGAGAAACTCGGTGCCGCCGAACACTTGATCCGCAAGGAAATGAGCCGCTATCGGGCCACTCCAGACGGTCGTTGGGTTGTTCCCGCCGGGCACTACTTCATGATGGGCGACAACCGCGACAACTCCAACGACAGTCGCTACTGGGACGATCCGAGTATTCCCAAAGACCTGCTGGGCATGGTTCCCGACAAGAATATCGTCGGCAAGGCCTTCGCAGTCTGGATGAGCTGGCCCGAACCGAAACTCAGCCACCTGCCGAATTTCTCGCGGGTTGGCCTGATCAAGTAATCACACACGGCGCTGTTGAACACAGCGCCGAATGCTTTTCTGGCTCTTGTATAAAACGGCGCGCCTTCGGGCCATCCGTAACAGCCTTATCGCCAGAAGCATGCAGTCAACGATATTCAGGATGTGGATTTGAACACAGCGTTAATTGCCACCCGCACTTCGTGCGCGGCCCCTAGGATGGCGAGTTTCGGCAACGAAATCAGTGTGGGTAAACCGTGAGCGTTTCTTTGAGCCGTCTCGAGCGTCAGCTCGGCTATTCCTTCAAGGACCAGGAACTGATGCTCCTGGCTCTCACTCACCGCAGCTTTGCCGGACGCAACAACGAGCGCCTGGAGTTTCTCGGTGACGCCATTCTCAACTTCGTCGCCGGCGAGGCGTTGTTCGAGCGTTTCCCCCAGGCCCGCGAAGGCCAGCTGTCGCGTTTGCGCGCGCGCCTGGTGAAGGGTGAAACCCTGGCGGTACTGGCCCGCGGTTTCGACCTGGGCGAATACCTGCGCCTGGGCTCCGGCGAATTGAAGAGTGGCGGTTTCCGTCGCGAATCGATCCTGGCCGATGCCCTGGAAGCCCTGATTGGTGCGATCTACCTGGACGCCGGCATGGAAACCGCCCGCGATCGCGTGCTGTCCTGGCTGGCCTCGGAGTTCGAGAGCCTGACCCTGGTGGACACCAACAAGGACCCCAAGACCCGGCTGCAGGAGTTCCTCCAGTCCCGTGCCTGCGAACTGCCGCGCTACGAAGTGGTGGATATCCAGGGCGAACCGCACTGCCGGACATTCTTCGTTGAATGTGAAGTCACCTTATTGAATGAAAAAAGCCGAGGTCAGGGTGTGAGCCGTCGTATTGCCGAACAGGTAGCGGCCGCTGCAGCACTGATTGCCCTGGGCGTGGAGAATGGCCATGACTGATTCAACCGCAACACGCTGTGGCTATGTCGCCATCGTCGGCCGCCCCAACGTGGGCAAGTCGACGCTGCTCAACCACATCCTCGGCCAGAAGCTGGCGATCACCTCGCGCAAGCCTCAGACCACTCGCCACAACATGCTCGGGATCAAGACCGAAGGCGCCATCCAGGCGATCTACGTCGACACCCCCGGCATGCACAAGAGCAACGAGAAGGCGCTGAACCGCTACATGAACAAGACCGCTTCGGCGGCCTTGAAAGACGTCGACGTGGTGATCTTCGTGGTCGACCGCACCAAGTGGACCGATGAGGACCAACTGGTGCTGGAGCGTGTGCAGTACGTTCAGGGGCCGGTGATCCTGGCGATCAACAAGACCGATCGCATCGAGGACAAGGCCGAGCTGATGCCGCACCTGACCTGGCTGCAGGAGCAACTGCCGAACGCCGAGATCGTGCCGGTTTCCGCCCAGCAGGGGCATAACCTCGAAGCCCTGGAAGGCCTGATCGCCAAGCACCTGCCGGAGAACGACCACTTCTTCCCGGAAGACCAGATCACCGATCGCAGCAGTCGCTTCCTGGCTGCCGAACTGGTACGCGAGAAGATCATGCGCCAGCTGGGTGCCGAGCTGCCGTACCAGATCACCGTGGAAATCGAAGAGTTCAAGCAGCAGGGCAAGACCCTGCACATTCATGCCTTGATCCTCGTCGAGCGCGATGGACAGAAGAAAATCATCATTGGCGACAAGGGTGAGCGGATCAAGCGCATCGGCATGGAAGCGCGCAAGGACATGGAGCTGCTGTTCGACTCCAAGGTCATGCTCAACCTCTGGGTCAAGGTCAAGGGCGGCTGGTCCGACGACGAGCGCGCCTTGCGCTCCCTGGGCTACGGCGACCTCTGAACCTTTCGCCGGCAGCCGGCTCCTGCAACACCCTGTAGGAGCCGGCTTGCCGGCGAACAGCTTCACCTCCTTCTCCGGACCCGGTTCCCTCTCTGCCCCTGAGATCCCCCGCAACCATGTCCAGCAACGCCCCAGTCGGCCAGCTCGCCTACGTCCTGCACAGCCGCGCCTACCGTGAAAGCAGCGCCCTGGTGGATTTCCTCACCCCTCAAGGCCGCCTGCGCGCCGTATTGCGCAATGCCCGGGGCAAGGCCGGCACCCTGGCACGCCCCTTCGTGCCCCTGGAAGTCGAGTTTCGCGGTCGCGGCGAGTTGAAGAACGTCGGGCGCATGGAAAGTGCCGGCATCGCCGCCTGGCTCAATGGCGAAGCCCTGTTCAGCGGCCTGTATCTGAATGAGTTGCTGATCCGCCTGCTGCCGGCGGAAGATCCGCATCCGGCGGTGTTCGACCACTACGCCGCCACGTTGCTGGCCCTGGCCGAAGGCCGGCCCCTGGAGCCCCTGCTGCGGGCGTTCGAATGGCGGCTGCTGGACGACCTGGGCTATGGCTTTGCCCTGGACCGCGATATCCATGGCGCGCCCATCGTTGCCGATGGTCTGTATCGCCTGCAGGTGGATGCCGGACTGGAGCAGGTCTTCCTGCTGCAACCGGGCCTGTTCAATGGCATCGAGCTGTTGGCCATGGCCGAGGCCGACTGGAGCGCTCCCGGTGCCTTGTCGGCGGCCAAGCGCCTGATGCGCCAGGCCCTGGCCGTGCACCTGGGCGGGCGGCCCCTGGTCAGTCGCGAGCTGTTTCGCAAGCCCTAGGCGCACTTGCCGCTCATCCATCGGCGGTGGCCGGCCACTTGCAGCGCTCATTCTGCGTTCGCGCAAATGGCAACGGACCCTGTTCTCCCCGTATGCTGTGCGCCGAATTTTCATTTATCCAGGAGCGCTTCCGTGACCACCAGCAATCGCATTCTTCTCGGCGTGAACATCGATCACGTTGCCACCCTGCGTCAGGCCCGCGGCACTCGTTACCCTGACCCGGTCAAGGCCGCTCTGGATGCGGAAGAGGCGGGTGCCGACGGCATCACCGTGCACCTGCGCGAAGACCGCCGGCACATTCAGGAGCGCGACGTGCTGCTGCTCAAGGACGTGCTGCAGACCCGCATGAACTTCGAGATGGGCGTCACCGAAGAGATGATGGCGTTTGCCGAGCGCATTCGCCCGGCGCATATCTGCCTGGTGCCGGAAACCCGTCAGGAGCTGACCACCGAAGGCGGTCTTGACGTGGCCGGGCAGGAAGCACGGATCAAGGCGGCGGTGGAGCGCTTGTCGAAAATCGGTTCCGAAGTGTCGCTGTTCATCGACGCCGACGAGCGTCAGATCGAGGCCTCCAAACGCGTTGGTGCGCCGGCCATCGAGCTGCACACAGGGCGTTATGCCGATGCCCAGACGCCGAGTGAAGTGGCCGACGAGCTGCAGCGCATCGTCGACGGGGTTGCCGTGGGTCTGGCCCAGGGCCTGATCGTCAATGCCGGCCACGGCCTGCATTACCACAACGTTGAAGCGGTGGCAGCGATCAAGGGCATCAATGAGCTGAACATCGGCCATGCCCTGGTGGCGCATGCCCTGTTCGTCGGTTTCAAGGGTGCGGTAGCCGAGATGAAAGCGCTGATCCTGGCGGCTGCCGCCAAGGCCTGAGTGCTCTTCGCCGGCAAGCTGATTCCTGCAACCTCTGTAGGAGCCGGCTTGCCGGCGAAGGCTTTTAGAGCGGCGGATTGTCTTCCGGCGGCTTGGTCTTGTTGACCCCGGGCACGTGCAGGTTGCCCTCGGCGACCTGATCGCCTTCCAGCTGCGGCTGGGTCACCCAGGTCAGGATGTCGTAGTAGCGCCGGATGTTGGCGACGAAGTGCACCGGCTCGCCGCCCCGGGCGTAGCCATAGCGGGTCTTGCTGTACCACTGCTTTTGCGACAGCCGTGGCAGCATCTTCTTCACATCCAGCCATTTGTTCGGGTTCAGGCCTTCCCTTTCCGCCAGCTTGCGGGCGTCGTCCAGGTGGCCGGTGCCGACGTTGTAGGCGGCGAGGGCGAACCAGGTGCGATCCGGTTCCTCGATCTTGTCGTCCAGCTGTTCCTTGATATAGGCCAGGTACTTGGCCCCGCCACTGATGCTCTGCTTGGGGTCCAGGCGGTTGGACACGCCCATGGCCTGGGCGGTGTTCTGGGTCAGCATCATCAGCCCGCGCACCCCGGTCTTGGAGGTGACCTCGGCCTGCCACATGGATTCCTGGTAGCCCACCGCCGCCAGCAGGCGCCAGTCGAGCTTCTCCTGCTTGGCCGAATTCTTGAAGTGCTTCTCGTACTTGGGCAGGCGCTGCTGCAGGTGTTGGGCGAAGGTGTAGGCGCCGACATAGCCAAGCACATCCACATGGCCGTAATAGCGGTCCTTGAGGCGTTGCAGGGTGCCGTTCTTCTCCACCTTGTCGAGGAAACCGTTGATTTCGTTGAGCAGGCTGTTGTCGTCGCCGGCGGCTACCGCCCAGCTCTGGCTGCGGGCGTCCCCCAGGTCGAAGGCGACCCGCACATTGGGGAAGTACACCTGGTTCATCGCCAGTTCGTTGGAGTCCACCAGGGTCAGGTCGATCTGGCCTTCGTCCACCATGCGCAGCAGGTCGACGACCTCGACGGCGTCCGACTCTTCATACTCGATGCCGGGGTACTTGAGCTTGAGTTGTGCCAGTTGTTCGGCGTGGCTGCTGCCCTTGAGCACCATGATGTGCTTGCCCACCAGGTTCTGCGCGCTGGTAGGGCGGGACTGGCCGTTGCGATAGATGATCTGCGGGGTGACTTCCAGGTAAGGGTGGGAAAACCGCACCTGCTGCTTGCGCTGCTCGCTGCTCACCAGGCCGGCGGCAGCCAGCACCGGGCCTTTAGGCTGGCCCAGCTGGTTGTACAGGTCGTCGAGGTTGTCGGCGGTTTCGATCTTCAGCTCCACGCCCAGATCGTCGGCAAAGCGCTTCACCAGCTCGTATTCGAAGCCGGTTTCGCCATTGCGGTCCTGAAAGTAGGTGGCAGGGCTGTTACGGGTGATCACCCGCAGCACACCATCCTCCTTTACACGCTCAAGGGTGCTGGGTTTTTCAACGCAGGCGCCGAGCATCAGGAAGAGTCCGGTTACGATGAGCCACTTGGCGCAGCGCGGACGTAAAGCCATAGGGGAAAACATTGGCGCAGTATACGCAAAGGATAACGGCCGCCATATCTCGACAGCGAAGGGCTTGTCTGCTAGCCAGCGACGGCCTGGGCTGGAGGCCTCAGGAATGGGGCTTCGATGGTCAATGTGACGATTAAAATAACCCGCGGCAATGACCCTGATGAGCCTTTGTTATAGGGCACCGGGGCCGGGCCGACGTCCGGGCGCCACCCGGGGTTGGGTTTCGAGTGCCGATGCCAACGGTTTACGTTAGAATGCACGGCCTCAAAGCACACCCCCTTCCCGAGGCTGTCCCGAAGATGTTGATCCTGCGCGGCGCTCCTGCCCTTTCTGCCTTTCGCCACAGCAAACTCCTTGAACAACTGAGCCAGAAGGTTCCAGCTGTCAGTGGCCTGTATGCTGAATTCGCTCACTTCGCCGAAGTCACCGGCGTCCTGACCGGCGACGAACAGCAGGTGCTTGCGCGCCTTCTGAAGTACGGCCCCAGCGTTCCGGTACAAGAGCCGAGCGGCCGTCTGTTCCTGGTCTTGCCGCGTTTCGGCACAATCTCGCCCTGGTCGAGCAAGGCCAGCGACATCGCCCGTAACTGTGGCCTGGCCAAAGTCCAGCGCCTGGAGCGCGGTATCGCTTTCTACGTGAGCGGTGAGTTCAGCGACGCCGACGCCCAGGCGATTGCCGATGCCCTGCATGACCGCATGACCCAGATCGTGGTGGCCAACCTGGAGCAGGCCGCCGGTCTGTTCAGCCACGCCGAACCCAAGCCGCTGACCGCCATCGACATCCTCGGCGGCGGCCGTGCCGCGCTGGAAAAAGCCAACAGCGAACTGGGCCTGGCCCTGGCCGAAGACGAAATCGATTACCTGATGAACGCCTTCCAGGGCCTCAAGCGTAATCCCCACGACATCGAACTGATGATGTTCGCCCAGGCCAACTCCGAGCACTGCCGCCACAAGATCTTCAACGCCAGTTGGGACATCGACGGCCAGAGCCAGGAAAAAAGCCTGTTCGGCATGATCAAGAACACCTATCAGATGCACAGCGAAGGTGTGTTGTCGGCCTACAAGGACAACGCCGCG harbors:
- the lepB gene encoding signal peptidase I, which produces MSLNFPLLLVIAVFVCGFLALLDLVFLAPRRRAAIANYQGSVSQPDGLVVEKLNKEPLLVEYGKSFFPVLFIVLVLRSFLVEPFQIPSGSMKPTLDVGDFILVNKFSYGIRLPVIDKKVIEIGDPQRGDVMVFRYPSDPNVNYIKRVVGLPGDEVRYTSDKHLFVNGQPVAEQLVGAEPGTLGSAELYKEKLGAAEHLIRKEMSRYRATPDGRWVVPAGHYFMMGDNRDNSNDSRYWDDPSIPKDLLGMVPDKNIVGKAFAVWMSWPEPKLSHLPNFSRVGLIK
- the rnc gene encoding ribonuclease III; translation: MSVSLSRLERQLGYSFKDQELMLLALTHRSFAGRNNERLEFLGDAILNFVAGEALFERFPQAREGQLSRLRARLVKGETLAVLARGFDLGEYLRLGSGELKSGGFRRESILADALEALIGAIYLDAGMETARDRVLSWLASEFESLTLVDTNKDPKTRLQEFLQSRACELPRYEVVDIQGEPHCRTFFVECEVTLLNEKSRGQGVSRRIAEQVAAAAALIALGVENGHD
- the era gene encoding GTPase Era, with protein sequence MTDSTATRCGYVAIVGRPNVGKSTLLNHILGQKLAITSRKPQTTRHNMLGIKTEGAIQAIYVDTPGMHKSNEKALNRYMNKTASAALKDVDVVIFVVDRTKWTDEDQLVLERVQYVQGPVILAINKTDRIEDKAELMPHLTWLQEQLPNAEIVPVSAQQGHNLEALEGLIAKHLPENDHFFPEDQITDRSSRFLAAELVREKIMRQLGAELPYQITVEIEEFKQQGKTLHIHALILVERDGQKKIIIGDKGERIKRIGMEARKDMELLFDSKVMLNLWVKVKGGWSDDERALRSLGYGDL
- the recO gene encoding DNA repair protein RecO, translating into MSSNAPVGQLAYVLHSRAYRESSALVDFLTPQGRLRAVLRNARGKAGTLARPFVPLEVEFRGRGELKNVGRMESAGIAAWLNGEALFSGLYLNELLIRLLPAEDPHPAVFDHYAATLLALAEGRPLEPLLRAFEWRLLDDLGYGFALDRDIHGAPIVADGLYRLQVDAGLEQVFLLQPGLFNGIELLAMAEADWSAPGALSAAKRLMRQALAVHLGGRPLVSRELFRKP
- the pdxJ gene encoding pyridoxine 5'-phosphate synthase, with product MTTSNRILLGVNIDHVATLRQARGTRYPDPVKAALDAEEAGADGITVHLREDRRHIQERDVLLLKDVLQTRMNFEMGVTEEMMAFAERIRPAHICLVPETRQELTTEGGLDVAGQEARIKAAVERLSKIGSEVSLFIDADERQIEASKRVGAPAIELHTGRYADAQTPSEVADELQRIVDGVAVGLAQGLIVNAGHGLHYHNVEAVAAIKGINELNIGHALVAHALFVGFKGAVAEMKALILAAAAKA
- the mltF gene encoding membrane-bound lytic murein transglycosylase MltF; this encodes MFSPMALRPRCAKWLIVTGLFLMLGACVEKPSTLERVKEDGVLRVITRNSPATYFQDRNGETGFEYELVKRFADDLGVELKIETADNLDDLYNQLGQPKGPVLAAAGLVSSEQRKQQVRFSHPYLEVTPQIIYRNGQSRPTSAQNLVGKHIMVLKGSSHAEQLAQLKLKYPGIEYEESDAVEVVDLLRMVDEGQIDLTLVDSNELAMNQVYFPNVRVAFDLGDARSQSWAVAAGDDNSLLNEINGFLDKVEKNGTLQRLKDRYYGHVDVLGYVGAYTFAQHLQQRLPKYEKHFKNSAKQEKLDWRLLAAVGYQESMWQAEVTSKTGVRGLMMLTQNTAQAMGVSNRLDPKQSISGGAKYLAYIKEQLDDKIEEPDRTWFALAAYNVGTGHLDDARKLAEREGLNPNKWLDVKKMLPRLSQKQWYSKTRYGYARGGEPVHFVANIRRYYDILTWVTQPQLEGDQVAEGNLHVPGVNKTKPPEDNPPL